Proteins from a genomic interval of Oreochromis aureus strain Israel breed Guangdong linkage group 6, ZZ_aureus, whole genome shotgun sequence:
- the LOC116320716 gene encoding uncharacterized protein LOC116320716, with amino-acid sequence MPQAGMNFEPKRRGTYHNSRKTNDLINNTGLVNGAVVYNGCSASASRISRSTPAGTQHGPKPTYRINGYINHGYKGKSTKAAPPGTIKKQGCKISALCDSPASDGNSSEDLMSGNSAKVSAPPSNINQKVPDPSLSASGKNKRWRRSRHKKRDKEVVYPENLAPAPTEAEEDWEKEIQEGTRSDRENMCFGARPYGPEDVVHFALQDLTLKQRDTAALPVSVGYSPAVHHPHPLTWSRYSIPTEPDQFADAD; translated from the exons ATGCCTCAGGCTGGTATGAACTTTGAGCCTAAAAGAAGGGGAACCTATCACAACAGCCGTAAAACCAATGATCTGATCAACAACACAGGTTTGGTTAATGGAGCAGTTGTTTACAATGGATGCTCAGCTTCTGCCAGCAGAATCAGTAGGAGCACGCCAGCTGGCACACAGCATGGTCCTAAACCCACATACAGGATTAACGGTTATATTAACCATGGCTACAAAGGCAAGAGTACAAAAGCAGCACCCCCAGGGACCATCAAGAAACAAGGATGCAAAATTTCAGCTCTCTGTGATTCCCCAGCATCTGATGGAAACAGCAGTGAAGATCTCATGAGTGGTAACTCAGCCAAAGTTAGTGCTCCGCCCAGTAATATTAACCAAAAGGTACCAGATCCCAGCCTGTCAGCGTCAGGGAAGAACAAAAGGTGGAGGAGATCTAGACACAAGAAGAG AGACAAAGAAGTCGTCTACCCGGAAAATCTTGCACCCGCACCCACAGAAGCGGAGGAAGACTGGGAAAAGGAGATCCAGGAGGGCACGCGCTCTGACCGGGAAAACATGTGTTTTGGGGCCAGACCTTATg GTCCAGAAGACGTCGTCCATTTTGCTTTGCAGGACCTGACACTAAAGCAAAGGGACACAGCGGCCCTGCCGGTGTCAGTTGGTTACAGCCCAGCGGTGCACCACCCACACCCCCTGACATGGTCCCGTTACAGCATTCCCACTGAGCCAGACCAATTCGCAGATGCTGACTAG